In Siniperca chuatsi isolate FFG_IHB_CAS linkage group LG20, ASM2008510v1, whole genome shotgun sequence, the following proteins share a genomic window:
- the ankrd22 gene encoding ankyrin repeat domain-containing protein 22 isoform X3, protein MSPGEFLPANMGLVYSEPACQSAYDGDVDQLFRLLRKDPNRLNVQEERTGDTPLIAACRHGNLRVVRYLLDNGADVHLTNKKQRTCLHYVSKRSLSLLDYLMIAILMPILLLGYFLMKGNTALHYVCQRESHRLVPLLLERNADTDIQNNDKETPLDIATRLKFKKIVNILRKTR, encoded by the exons ATGAGTCCAGGTGAGTTTCTGCCGGCGAACATGGGGCTGGTTTACTCGGAG CCGGCCTGTCAGTCAGCGTACGACGGAGACGTCGATCAGCTGTTCCGACTCCTGAGAAAAGACCCAAACCGCCTGAACGTTCAGGAGGAGCGCACCGGGGACACGCCCCTCATCGCAGCCTGTCGCCACGGTAACCTGAGGGTGGTGCGGTACCTGCTGGACAACGGGGCCGACGTCCACCTGACCAATAAG aagCAGAGGACTTGTCTCCACTACGTGTCCAAGAGgagtctgtctctgctggattaCCTGATGATCGCCATCCTGATGCCCATCCTGCTGCTCGGATACTTCCTCATG AAGGGGAACACAGCTCTTCATTACGTCTGTCAGAGGGAAAGTCATCGTCTGGTTCCTCTGCTGCTGGAAAGAAACGCAGACACCGACATCCAAAATAAC GACAAAGAAACGCCGCTGGACATCGCCACCAGACTGAAGTTCAAGAAGATCGTCAACATCCTGAGAAAGACacgctga
- the ankrd22 gene encoding ankyrin repeat domain-containing protein 22 isoform X1, translated as MSPGEFLPANMGLVYSEPACQSAYDGDVDQLFRLLRKDPNRLNVQEERTGDTPLIAACRHGNLRVVRYLLDNGADVHLTNKKQRTCLHYVSKRSLSLLDYLMIAILMPILLLGYFLMLQKQRQNAALMQAVLSSSVNIDAVDYKGNTALHYVCQRESHRLVPLLLERNADTDIQNNDKETPLDIATRLKFKKIVNILRKTR; from the exons ATGAGTCCAGGTGAGTTTCTGCCGGCGAACATGGGGCTGGTTTACTCGGAG CCGGCCTGTCAGTCAGCGTACGACGGAGACGTCGATCAGCTGTTCCGACTCCTGAGAAAAGACCCAAACCGCCTGAACGTTCAGGAGGAGCGCACCGGGGACACGCCCCTCATCGCAGCCTGTCGCCACGGTAACCTGAGGGTGGTGCGGTACCTGCTGGACAACGGGGCCGACGTCCACCTGACCAATAAG aagCAGAGGACTTGTCTCCACTACGTGTCCAAGAGgagtctgtctctgctggattaCCTGATGATCGCCATCCTGATGCCCATCCTGCTGCTCGGATACTTCCTCATG ttacAGAAACAGCGGCAGAACGCGGCTCTCATGCAGGCGGTGCTGAGCAGCAGCGTGAACATCGATGCTGTCGACTAC AAGGGGAACACAGCTCTTCATTACGTCTGTCAGAGGGAAAGTCATCGTCTGGTTCCTCTGCTGCTGGAAAGAAACGCAGACACCGACATCCAAAATAAC GACAAAGAAACGCCGCTGGACATCGCCACCAGACTGAAGTTCAAGAAGATCGTCAACATCCTGAGAAAGACacgctga
- the ankrd22 gene encoding ankyrin repeat domain-containing protein 22 isoform X2: protein MSPGEFLPANMGLVYSEPACQSAYDGDVDQLFRLLRKDPNRLNVQEERTGDTPLIAACRHGNLRVVRYLLDNGADVHLTNKQRTCLHYVSKRSLSLLDYLMIAILMPILLLGYFLMLQKQRQNAALMQAVLSSSVNIDAVDYKGNTALHYVCQRESHRLVPLLLERNADTDIQNNDKETPLDIATRLKFKKIVNILRKTR, encoded by the exons ATGAGTCCAGGTGAGTTTCTGCCGGCGAACATGGGGCTGGTTTACTCGGAG CCGGCCTGTCAGTCAGCGTACGACGGAGACGTCGATCAGCTGTTCCGACTCCTGAGAAAAGACCCAAACCGCCTGAACGTTCAGGAGGAGCGCACCGGGGACACGCCCCTCATCGCAGCCTGTCGCCACGGTAACCTGAGGGTGGTGCGGTACCTGCTGGACAACGGGGCCGACGTCCACCTGACCAATAAG CAGAGGACTTGTCTCCACTACGTGTCCAAGAGgagtctgtctctgctggattaCCTGATGATCGCCATCCTGATGCCCATCCTGCTGCTCGGATACTTCCTCATG ttacAGAAACAGCGGCAGAACGCGGCTCTCATGCAGGCGGTGCTGAGCAGCAGCGTGAACATCGATGCTGTCGACTAC AAGGGGAACACAGCTCTTCATTACGTCTGTCAGAGGGAAAGTCATCGTCTGGTTCCTCTGCTGCTGGAAAGAAACGCAGACACCGACATCCAAAATAAC GACAAAGAAACGCCGCTGGACATCGCCACCAGACTGAAGTTCAAGAAGATCGTCAACATCCTGAGAAAGACacgctga
- the ankrd22 gene encoding ankyrin repeat domain-containing protein 22 isoform X4, with the protein MSPGEFLPANMGLVYSEPACQSAYDGDVDQLFRLLRKDPNRLNVQEERTGDTPLIAACRHGNLRVVRYLLDNGADVHLTNKQRTCLHYVSKRSLSLLDYLMIAILMPILLLGYFLMKGNTALHYVCQRESHRLVPLLLERNADTDIQNNDKETPLDIATRLKFKKIVNILRKTR; encoded by the exons ATGAGTCCAGGTGAGTTTCTGCCGGCGAACATGGGGCTGGTTTACTCGGAG CCGGCCTGTCAGTCAGCGTACGACGGAGACGTCGATCAGCTGTTCCGACTCCTGAGAAAAGACCCAAACCGCCTGAACGTTCAGGAGGAGCGCACCGGGGACACGCCCCTCATCGCAGCCTGTCGCCACGGTAACCTGAGGGTGGTGCGGTACCTGCTGGACAACGGGGCCGACGTCCACCTGACCAATAAG CAGAGGACTTGTCTCCACTACGTGTCCAAGAGgagtctgtctctgctggattaCCTGATGATCGCCATCCTGATGCCCATCCTGCTGCTCGGATACTTCCTCATG AAGGGGAACACAGCTCTTCATTACGTCTGTCAGAGGGAAAGTCATCGTCTGGTTCCTCTGCTGCTGGAAAGAAACGCAGACACCGACATCCAAAATAAC GACAAAGAAACGCCGCTGGACATCGCCACCAGACTGAAGTTCAAGAAGATCGTCAACATCCTGAGAAAGACacgctga
- the lipf gene encoding gastric triacylglycerol lipase: protein MLCVVVCVLMLSGLVHTGPTDSRSSVLRCSNKQLKKLDPEVNMNITEIIRRWGYPAEEHEVVTEDGYILSVNRIPQGLKHTPGPRPAVLLQHGLLAAGSNWITNPPNSSLGYVLADAGYDVWMGNSRGNTWSRKHLRLRPDQEDFWRFSYDELALKDLPAVVNHILKVTGQKQIYYIGHSQGTTIAFIAFSTLPELASKIKLFFGLAPVATVAFTSSPMTKLSILPEFLIWNLFGRRDFLPQSDMIKWFAEHVCGKHVLSELCGNIFFILCGFNKKNLNMTRTPVYTTHCPAGTSVQNMIHWAQAVHRGKLMAFDFGAAGNMKHYNQSTPPQYSVHNMKVPTALFSGGRDTLADPKDVAVLLTQVSNLVYHQHIEHWEHLDFIWGLDAPEQMFPSILKLLQDHQ from the exons ATGTTGTGTGTCgtggtgtgtgtgctgatgCTCTCTGGTCTCGTCCACACCGGACCGACTGACAGCAGGTCGTCTGTTCTGCGATGCTCCAATAAACAGCTGAAGAAGCTGGACCCTGAAGTGAACATGAACATC acgGAGATCATCAGGCGGTGGGGGTACCCTGCGGAGGAACATGAGGTGGTGACGGAGGACGGATACATCCTGTCTGTCAACAGGATCCCACAGGGACTCAAACACACTCCAG GTCCGAGGCCCGCGGTGCTCCTCCAACATGGCCTCCTGGCTGCCGGCAGCAACTGGATCACCAACCCGCCGAACTCCAGTCTGGGATACGTGCTGGCCGACGCCGGGTACGACGTGTGGATGGGAAACAGCCGAGGGAACACCTGGTCCAGGAAACACCTAAGACTCCGACCAGACCAGGAAGACTTCTGGAGGTTCAG ttATGATGAGTTGGCTCTGAAGGATCTTCCAGCTGTTGTAAACCACATCCTGAAGGTGACGGGTCAGAAACAGATCTACTACATCGGACACTCACAGGGAACCACTatag CATTCATAGCGTTCTCCACGCTGCCAGAACTGGCCAGTAAGATCAAGTTGTTCTTTGGTTTGGCTCCCGTAGCGACCGTAGCGTTCACCTCCAGTCCCATGACCAAACTGTCCATCCTGCCCGAGTTCCTTATCTGG AACCTGTTTGGTAGGCGGGACTTCCTGCCTCAGAGTGACATGATCAAGTGGTTTGCAGAGCACGTGTGTGGGAAGCACGTGCTCAGTGAGTTGTGTGGAAAcatcttcttcatcctctgtggCTTCAACAAGAAAAACCTCAACATG ACTCGGACTCCGGTCTACACCACACACTGTCCTGCTGGGACCTCAGTCCAGAACATGATCCACTGGgctcag GCGGTTCACAGAGGGAAGCTGATGGCCTTTGACTTTGGAGCTGCAGGAAACATGAAACACTACAACCAG TCCACTCCCCCTCAGTACAGCGTCCACAACATGAAGGTTCCCACCGCTCTGTTCTCAGGGGGACGTGATACGCTGGCGGACCCCAAAGACGTGGCTGTCCTCCTCACTCAG gtgtcTAACCTCGTCTACCATCAGCACATTGAACACTGGGAACATCTGGATTTTATTTGGGGTCTGGATGCTCCTGAGCAGATGTTTCCCTCCATCCTGAAGCTGCTGCAGGATCACCAGTAG